tcctattcccctccaactagtcagggtAAGACTGtatattaggagtggatacaacaatagtccaatggggcgagggtcgaaccaccacctctcagtgatgagtctgaccgctttaTTGTTGAGGTTGAGGTACCGGTGGTAAGCTTTGTCTGTGGGTGTTTCACTTTTGCAGTTCGGACAAGAAATGTTGAAACAAAACGTCTGCTGCGAATGTCTGAATGCTACTTACATTGTTTTCCTCTTTCATAAGTAAGTAGTCTATGTTTGCACAGATCTTTCATGAGTTTATGTACACCACCGTGGCGTAAGTTAGCTATCGACGCCACCAAAGATCCAGGGACAAGCTCATGGTTCTTCATACCCATTTCAACCTGGAAATGTCAATTAGTTAACTTAAAGGTTCTAAAATGTTCTAAAATTGAGGTTAAACAAATGTGTCTTTATTGTATACTTACAGCAGTTAATACACGGAAATCTTCAGGTGTTAaatatcgcaacattgctacgTCTAGTTTACCCATTTTGAATTATgtgaattaatttgtattttagaaagaaaatatttgaaatcaaaacaaacatCACACCACAAACATCAACGTGGTTTCCACAGACTAAAAAAAGGCTTTACAGCAAGCGCAAGGAACATgccttgtttttttatattttataatctgtGCTACTCCTAACCATTAGCTGTCAGTCCAAggccgtaaaaaaaaaaaaaaaaatagctgtcagatgtcaaatgtcaatgtgaTGTTTTCTCGGTTTTCTCATCGGCTTTTTCATGTTTTGTTTCAAAAATCGAGATTGATAATGATTTAtgagatttaaaatatttataaaaatgtctttAAGAAAATTACTATTCCTAACTCGTGCGGTATGCTGTAAAGGTGTTAAGGTTCAAACAACACATTTTTCCAGACAGAACATTTTCCTACTTTCGGCAAGTTCCACAAGATTCTATTCGAAAGAAAATATAGGTTAGTTTTCATTTTCctctaattatttttaagaaaccaaaattttttataaatgtgtgAAACATGTCATTCAATTCTAAAAACCAACCTTGAATAAATCAATAGTATATATCCAAATTATTGAAATTCGCATTAGAGGTGAAATTAGTTATGAGTAAAATTTTCAGTCTGAGGTTGGGAAgctggtggtgttacaccctagTACCTCAGTGAGCATGTTAAGTTGATTctggtcattatcatcaacatctgcTAGTGATTGTTAAAGAAATTAACTTTATCAACCTATGCCTGTCTACCCTCATCGTCATTGGAACAGGGTGGTGGGTTCAAGTTCCATATTGACTCTCTTATAAGATCCAGCAGCATCCTGGGATTGGTTGCAGACAGGTTTGTCAGTATTTGAATCACTGTTCTATGATTGATGTACTGACAAAACAATCCTgtaatagatttaaataagcTGAATTGTACTAACACCTTAACACCTAAGTTAAGTTTAATGTTAACTAACACTACTATAGACCCCCTTTGTGAgtcaaaataaaagattttcttttttaaaaaaagattcctGGCTCTGCAATGAACCATTAAAAATAgactgaaaatgatgatgattttttaatcTAGGAGATAAGAACAAAGACAGCAAAGAGGGAGAGAAAGTGGATATTCTAGGGAGATTCTTCCCACAGTCACCCCCTGCCACCAATGATGCAAAGGAGGTGCAGAAGGAGCAAGAGAAATTTGAACAGGAGCAAAAGGAAAAATCAAAAGAGAATGAAAAGAATTGGAGGCGAATGAAAATTGGGTAAGAATTTTTAGTTTATCTACACTGTGTTTTCTCAGGCAATAAGGGAAAAAATcttatataattactagcaaGTTGTTGatacaaaaatacttaatttactGAGTGATAAATGGTTAACTcactatttttcatttaattgagtatttattatattgtatgccatacttactaaatatataaaaaatattcattataatttgATTGAATTGAATAATTCGTGGAGTAGTTTTGGAGGAGTGCAACAACACACTAAAGAACAACAGTGTGACacaaaattttatgtattactcAGCTTGTGTTTTCTTATTGAGAATGTATAGTGAGTTTTTCTATGTCTGTATCTGTAAATTTAAATCTCAATAAGTTGACATGAATTTTTTTGTatctgaatattttattattacatacttTTTATACCTATGAGTACTGGGAATTTTGATTATGCCAAAGGTAGCCAATTTgggatttaaaattcaaattaggaGATCAATTTGGATTAAAATAGGAactatcaacccacattggagaaGTGTTGTAGGTCCAAGTTACATAATTCATCTCCTATAAGGCCCTGTTTGCCATTAAAATTGcctgaaaattatgaaaatatgaaaTGACAAACAGAAATTAAGAAATTGGAATAATTTCTCTTATAACAGGTTTGCAGCCTTTGGCGGTGCATTGACAGTGATGGGTGGCTGCCTCATCATAGAGATGGGTGCACCGAGGCGCGGGGATGATGGACAGATTATTGAGGACGAGTTCTCCCCTCTGCCTTTGGTGCTACAATATCTGAGGCGGACGTGGAAAGAGCTTACATTCTATGAAAAGGTACAGTTCCCTCACTTAATTTACTAAACACAAGCTActatactgtattttttttaagattctaGTTTCAGAAAGTACACAAAGATATTTTATGAGTACAAGTGGGGACGTTTACCAGGGGTCTAATCAATCTTTGTCATAAATCTATTTCAACTGTATACCTCCACCTGTTCCAAAGATAAAGGGTCTtgattgacagacagacagatgagATGATTTCCTTTAGTGAAACCCTGAAAACAATTAGtttaatataatctttttacaTCTTTATTATTCACTGTgaaatttctatatttttttttacaagagtTACCttgtaaagaaaagaaaaggaaTAATAATCTCTATCAGATTAGCACTTTCtcctataaaatgtaatattcttCAGATGATTAAAGAGCCATCTCGGGAGAAACTACTGCCTGACCCGCTTCCGGCTCCTTATCAGCCCACATACACATTGGTTCTGGAGTTCACAGATGTGCTGGTACACCCTGACTGGTCGTATCAGACAGGATGGAGGTTGGTATAATGTTTTCTAATCtggtaatctatacttctaaactaatactataaagagaaaagattatttgtttgaattaaataggctctgaaactactgaaccgatttgaaaaattctttcactgttgtaatgctacactatccccaagtgccataggctatattttattcctgtattcctacgggaacgagaagcACGCGGaggaaactgcgcggcgtctgctaattattaataagtaattactaACTATACATACTGTATCTTGGAAATAACTAAAAAGtgagataaaattaaaagtttgaaTGTAACACTCTCGTAAAATCCATTCTTGGGGAATGACCATAACTCGTAATTTAACTACCTTCCCGCCTAGTTGCATTGTTGTAATATGTCAAACAGTATGCAACCTttcgttttttaatatttaagttagatataattttttactgttttattaatgtttattgtTAATAATGCAGTTGCGAATGTGTGTTTATGTAAGCTATCAGGGCCTGTGCAATTGTGCATGACCcacaactttatttatttatttattctctctAGTTTCTTAGTGTATCAGAGATCAGCCTCTGTAccataatccgatcaaatgacttAGAATGAATGAAACCCACAACTTGATTACTCTAATGTGCCTCTTCTGAGTTTATGCCCACAACTGAATACTGGTTCGATTTTGTTGTGCAATTTCATCTGCGCAATTGATTAAttgccaataataataatcagtgcTGATAATTTTTCCACAGATTCAAAAAACGTCCAGGTGTAGACCAATTCCTGCAAACCGTTGCCAACTCAGATTATGAAGTGGTGATATTCACGTCGGAGAACGCGTTTATGATATGGCCGGTACTGGACAAGTTGGACCCGGAGAACAAGCTCATATCCTACAGACTGTTCCGGGACTCCACACATTTCATTGACGGTGTACATGTTAAGAATTTGGAAGGACTGAATCGTGACTTGTCTAAGGTGAGCTATTATATTATGGTCATTAGTGAACACCTgctggccaattcactaactttgacgtatttatttatttctttaatgcAGTTAgcattaaagaaataaataaatacgtcaaTCAAACTTCAGATTGTAGGTAAACAATATCAACTGATGCCGACTGACAAACCTTCGTTAATATCATAGAGTAGATAGATGGCATTTCCCAGTTGACAATGTGATGTTCGTTAACAATGGGGTTTACATAGTATAACATCTTTGGATAATGATGGTGATTGTATTGAACATCGTTGGCAGGTCATAGTGGTGGACTGGAACAAGCAAGCCACGCAGCACCAGCCCGACAACGCGCTCGTGCTGAACAAGTGGAAGGGCGCCGACGACGACACCGCCTTGCTGGACCTGGCCAACTTATTGCAAAGTACACATTTAtgttattactagcggacgcccgctacttcttATAGGTATGgcaaacgttatttaaaaaatatatacagccTATAGTGAAGATGTTGCTATCTAATGGGAAAAAAACGGTCGAGTATGTTTTAGTTTGAAAGAACCTGAGCCTGATACCGCAAGATGATAGGCGCATCGGTGATGGCTTCGACGATTCTCGCTGGGGTtctataatttcttttttcaagATTAATTTTGTAGTCCTGTCACGGTCGCCAATTATATGAATTACTAAAATTTACAATAGCATTTATGTAAATGCAAAATTTAAAAGATCATAGGAAGAAAATGCAAAAGAagattggatagaagcaggcgttactttgcggaagttcatcatgattatataatgatttatttattttgctatcatccgcgaaaattcggcgaacccatgcgacaacgtcacccaggtccgacaaaatactctctacgtacgtttcaccccgaaaccggagcatcctcaggagatgttgactctacaacgtgcaattgcaaagtgtcgttttcgacctttgcttcgtcttttatagaccaaatagtaggtggggcaagaggtgggcgttgccaagatactcataatataagcgatttatctcgcatcgcattcaaacatttttattagtggtgacttcgataactctatttgttcatttaataaggtaattcctgacttattatgttttattatttctaattgttccaaaacgcatagtcgtaggcctttattgcaagtgtgtaaaatgtcatacatatgattatctgccagctt
This genomic interval from Bicyclus anynana chromosome 17, ilBicAnyn1.1, whole genome shotgun sequence contains the following:
- the LOC112046836 gene encoding mitochondrial import inner membrane translocase subunit TIM50-C; this translates as MRFKIFIKMSLRKLLFLTRAVCCKGVKVQTTHFSRQNIFLLSASSTRFYSKENIGDKNKDSKEGEKVDILGRFFPQSPPATNDAKEVQKEQEKFEQEQKEKSKENEKNWRRMKIGFAAFGGALTVMGGCLIIEMGAPRRGDDGQIIEDEFSPLPLVLQYLRRTWKELTFYEKMIKEPSREKLLPDPLPAPYQPTYTLVLEFTDVLVHPDWSYQTGWRFKKRPGVDQFLQTVANSDYEVVIFTSENAFMIWPVLDKLDPENKLISYRLFRDSTHFIDGVHVKNLEGLNRDLSKVIVVDWNKQATQHQPDNALVLNKWKGADDDTALLDLANLLQTIAISNVKDVRDVLRYYGQFDDPIAAFRDNQRRLMEQMAERERDNKTDVPIARSWLRPFTRR